One genomic window of Candidatus Krumholzibacteriia bacterium includes the following:
- a CDS encoding helix-turn-helix transcriptional regulator — translation MPHPELRNRLKVLRAEHDWTQAELATRVGVSRKTINTIERGVFVPSTVLALRLARVFGVAVEEIFALADEVDGRGS, via the coding sequence GTGCCGCACCCCGAACTGCGCAATCGACTGAAGGTCCTGCGCGCCGAGCACGACTGGACGCAGGCCGAACTCGCCACCCGCGTCGGCGTGTCGCGCAAGACCATCAACACGATCGAGCGCGGGGTGTTCGTGCCGTCGACCGTGCTCGCGCTGCGGCTGGCGCGGGTGTTCGGGGTGGCGGTCGAGGAGATCTTCGCGCTCGCGGACGAGGTCGATGGTCGTGGATCGTGA